AGGGGGCGGACTCCTTCCTTTACGGCCCGCTCTTCGCTCATCAGCACCATGGCGGCGGCGCCGTCATTTAGTCCTGAGGAGTTACCGGCGGTAACCGTACCCCCTTCTTTAAAGGCGGGGGGCAACTTGGCCAACTTCTCCATGGTTAGATCACAGCGGATGTGTTCATCGCTGTCAATCATTTTCACTTCACCTTTGCGCCCCTTTACCGGCACAGGGACAATCTCCTCGGAAAAGGTGCCGTCCTTTGCGGCACGGCCGGCATTGTTATGGCTGCGCAGAGCCACAGTATCCTGCTCTTCCCGGGTGATGAAGTATTTATCCGCCAGGTTTTCCGCCGTTACCCCCATCAGTATATTATGAATGGGATCGGTGAGCAATTCCCACAGGCCGTCGGTCAACTGACCGTGCTGCAGGCGCTTGCCCCAGCGGGCATCTTTTAATACGTACGGGGCACTGCTCATGGATTCTGCGCCGCCGGCCACCACCACCTCCGCATCTCCCATGGCTATTTCCTGGTGGGCCGAAACAAAGGCCTGCATGCCGGAGCTGCATTGGCGTTGTATGGTAAAGCCGGTGGTTTCTTTGGGGAACCCGGCCTTTAGAGCCACGGTGCGGGCCAGGTTGGGCTCGTCGGTGCGCTGAACACAGTTGCCCAAAATCACCTCTTCCACCATTTCCGGAGCCAGGCCGGCGCGTTTTACCGCTTCCTGCACCGCTGTTACCGCCAGGTCATTGGCCAGCAGATTTTTGAACTGGCCGCCAAAATCGCCGATGGGCGTTCTGGCTCCTGCTACAATTAACACATCTTTCATTGTCTTCACCTCTTAACTGTCGGTAAACTTCGGTTTACGTTTTTCCTGAAATGCGGCCATTCCTTCTTTTTGGTCATTGGAGGCAAAGCAGATGCAGACCGACTGGATTTCCACCGTTTTACCGGCAGGACCTCCCGCATCAAGATGGGCATTAATGGCGGTTTTAGCCATGTTTAGGGCCACCAGGCTGCGCTGTACCAGAGTTTTTGCCTCAGCCTGTACCGCAGTCAGAAATCCGTCTGCGGGAAACAGGCGGTTTACCAGACCTATTTTTTCTGCTTCCTGAGCATCGATGACCTTGCCGGTGTATACCAACTCCCGGGCACGGCCGATGCCCACCGCCTGGGGCAGCCGTTGGGTTCCGCCCCAGCCCGGGATAATACCCAGGGTAATTTCCGGCAGGCCAAACTTTGCTTCCTCCACAGCAAAAATGTAATCGCAGGCCAGGGCCAACTCCAGGCCGCCGCCCAGGGCAAAGCCGTTTACTGCGGCAATTACCGGCTTGGGGAAGGCGGCAATCAAATCAAAGGTTTCATGGCCGGCACGAATATATTTCTGTGCTTCCAATGGACCCAGATTGGCCATTACGCCGATATCGGCCCCGGCCACAAAAGCCTTTTCTCCGGAACCGGTGATAATCACCACTTTGACCTCGTTGTCCTCACGCAGGCTGTTAAACGCTTCCTGCAGCTCCAGAAGCACTTCGTACTTTAGAGCGTTTAAAACCTTGGGGCGATTGATGGTAATGACGGCCATCTTCTCTTCTGTTGTAACCTGTAAATAGTTAAATGACATTTTTGTCTACACCTACCTTAGAATATTACCTGCAATGACCAGGCGCTGAATCTGATTGGTACCTTCATAAATTTGCATGATCTTGGCATCGCGCATATACTTCTCCACCGGATATTCGCGGGAATAGCCGTAGCCCCCCAGGATTTGTACCGCGTCGGTGGTCACATCCATGGCCACATCACTGGCATACATTTTGGCCATGGCCGATTCTTTGGCAAAGGAGGCATCTTTTTGATCCACCATATCGGCGGCGCGCCAGACCAAAAGCCGGGACGCATCGATGCGGGTGGCCATATTGGCCAGCATGGCCTGAATCATCTGGAAGTTGGCGATGGGTTGGCCAAACTGCACCCTTTCTTTAGCGTATTTCACAGCACTCTCATAAGCGCCGCGGGCCACGCCAACGGACAACGCACCGATTAATGGCCGGGATGTATCCAGAGTCTGCATGGCAACCTTAAAGCCCATCCCTTCTCCGCCCAGCACATTTTCTGCCGGGACAAAGACGTTATCAAAGTTAACCACCACCGTACTGGAAGCGCGGATGCCCAACTTTATCTCCTTTTTCCCGGCACTGACGCCATCGCTTTTGGGAACCACAAAGGCGGTTAGCCCTTTTAAGCCTTTACTCTTATCAACGGTGGCAAAAACCACAAACAGATCGGCCACGTCACCGTTGGTGATAAAGCATTTACTGCCGTTTAACACATAACCGCCGTCCACCGCTTTAGCATTGGTGGCAACAGATGCCGCATCGGAGCCGGCGTTGGGCTCGGTGAGGCAAAAGGCGGCATATTTGCCGGCGGTGGTGATGGGAGGAATAAACTTTTTCTTCTGCTCTTCGCTGCCGGCAATCAGGATAGGGTAGAGCGCCAGCGAATTGGCAGCGGCCACCGTGGTAATACCGGCGCAGCCTCTGCCCAACTCCTCTGTTAACACGCAGGAGGTCAGCGTGTCCAGCCCCACCCCGCCCAGAGCTTCAGGGACCGTAAAATTGACCAGGCCCGTTTCCCACATTTTACGAATCACCGCATCGGGAAACTTCTCCTGTTCATCATACTCAGCAGCCACCGGAATAATTTCTTTTTCCGTAAAGTCGCGGGCCATTTTTTGCATGGCCAACTGCTCTGCCGATAATCTAAACATTTATTCAGCTCCTTTCTCTCCCGGTTATTAAGTGCAAAACCGGTGCCAATGTTTTTAATGTTCAGAAACTTAAGAATAGGTATTAATACAAGGGTTTGCGATATCCAGGCCCTCACAAAACGGTGCGAATCTGCACCGTGGTGCAAAAATGTGATGCGCTACTGCATAACACTAAAGTGCTCTTCAACATATTCCCCCCGGTTTTCGTACCGTTTGGCTAAAGCGGCGCGGTAAGCAGCATAGGCCCGGTCGTCGGCGGGAATTCCCTGGCCGGTCAGCGCTTCAAGAATTCGGGGTATATCCGGCGGACAGCCTTTGATGGGTACCGCTTCGCTGATATGGGGGTTATTGTGGTTAGCATGGATCGCGCACTTGCCAAACAGAAAGGTTTTGGCAAAGCCTCCCTTTGAACGGGAGGCTTTGCCGCCCAAAAATTCCATGCCTGCAAAAGGCGCCTTGGCGTATGCTCCCATTAAAGCAATAAGCAAATAATTATTCAGGTAAGAACAGCCGGAACAGATGGTATTATCGTATTTGGGAAAGTGGATACCCTTGATTCCCTGACGGATAAACGCTTCCGGACCGGAGTCATCCTCAAGCCAGGCCCAGTCCCATTCCAGGGAATGCGCCACATCTTTTATCTGTTCACCGATTACTTCAATGTCGTCAAAGCTGCGGTTATACCCGGCGGCATATTGCTGCAGGTAAGCAATGTCCTCCGGCGCAAAGCCCAGCACCCGTGCCCCTGCCACATCGGCAGCAAACATATCTGTGGAAGCAATGAGCACATCGGTTCGGTAGGCCCGGCCGTTGACAACGGGACCCTTTTCCAGAGCATAGATGCCGTCAATTAGGGTTAGGGCAGGTTTGATTTTCTCACCCAGGGCACAGACAAACCCCTCCAGCGGCAGCTCGGTATGATGACAGAACATTTTTGACTTGCTGTTTAGGCAGCCTTTCAGATTCTTAAACCCTAAAGACACCTTTGTATTACTGTGGGTTTTCAGCACCGGCAGATTGATGAGAAAATCTGTTTCCAGCACATGAGCAGAAACATCCAGAGAATAGCCGCCGAAGTCGGTTTGGACAAAAGGCCCGTCATTAAAGTCCACCAGTTCCACACCATAACGGTCCCGCAGCTTATGGTAGCCCAGGCCGGCAAAGGCGGCCGTTGTGTCTGAGCCCAAACCCTTATCCACAATGGCCCCTTCGCCGATGGCGATCTTGGTGCACCCATACTCTTTTAGCGCCCGCACCACCCCTTCCATTACCACAGAAGTGGTGAGGACCCCGTATTTGGGAAACGGGTAGACCCGGTCCCACATCACCAGGTTTGGTTTGAGCAGGACCCGGTCTTCTGTATGAAGCTTTGCAAAACCGTTAATTTGGCCAATGGCATTGGCAATAGAACTGTGGTCATTGTTAAAACTGGTAATACTCACTTGTTGACTCATATCGCTCTCCTGTTTCTTGGTTTATTAGGAATAATATGCAAAGCTCATGCCAATAACCACTCCACTCTACTTCTTGATATTCATATCATAGGGCATGGCAATCATCTGCCGGCGCTGTACCAACAAGAGGAAGAACAAACCAATACCCACCACCATGCCATAACCGGGGCCGAATGTGGCGGTCAAAAGACCGATAAATACAGCGTAACCACGTCCTGTAGGTGTATCTACCATGCGCATGGAAATATAGGCGCAGGCAAATCCGGTGAGGATTAGCGTAATAGACAGGGCCACCGGCAAAATGGGCATCATAAAGGTAACCACAGGGGTTAAAAACATCAGGGGAAAAGCCAGCCAGTACCAGTTAACGGTCCCGGAATAAATGGAATCCATGGTTTGCCGGCCTTCCTTATACCTCTCCACAATAAACACGGTCACGCCGGTCCAGACAGGGCCATGCAGCGGAATAAACACCCCACCACTCAACAGATGACCCAAGTTGCGGAATGCTGTGGCAAAATGGGAGCGAATGGGATCTATAATAATTTTTTCATCTGTACGAATGCGGTCCGCATCCTTTAACAGTGTATCGGCAATGAGCAAATCGCCAAATACCACGATATAAATCATTACCGCCAAAGGCAGAGCCTTCATATACATTGCCCAATCGGGCCAGCCTACGTAAAATGGAGAAACAGCCTGAAGAAACGGTCCAAACTGCGGCAAAGAGATACCTGACTGGATATTAAACGCCACTTCCCCGGATAACGGGCCCACCAGTGCTGCCACCAAAAAACCAACCAACAAGGCCATGGAAGCAATTCTGTTAAAGAACTTACTCTGGGCCCGGATTTTACTGAACCAGACGGAAAACATCAGCAAAAAGACAACACCCCAGACCACCGACAACGTGTAGGGCATGGTCTGAATCCGGTCAAACTCCGAATTAAACGCTGCTATGGCAGAGCCCATAATAATTCCCGCACGCAATTCAACGGGTATCCATTGAAAGAACTTTCCTCCCAGCTTTGTAATGCCAAAGAAAAGAAAGATTGCGGAAACACAGATGGTTAGTGCGGTCATGGCCTTGACGGCCTCGGCACCCGGAGTAAAACCACCCAAAAAAACCAGAATCAACGGCAGGGCCGGTGTAATCCAGCCGGGGCCATAGGGCTCGCCAAACAAAAAGGTGTGGGACCAGACCCAGAAGATCTGAATAAACATAACCGTCCAGGCCACCTCAAAGGGAACATTGAAATAAGCCATCATCAGCGGGGCCACCGCTCCTCCTGTGGCAGTGGCAATCAAGCCCCCCTGAATCACTTCGGGCCAGGTAACTTTGACGTGGACCCCGGGTATCCGGATGGTAAATCTCCACCAGTTAATTCCCGGCTGAACACCGCCTTCTTCACGTTTATAACCCAATTGTTTCATCTCCTTTCTTTAATTAAGCTTACAGATGCCGGCAGCCTATCCGTTAGTGGTGCAAGAGCAGTGCCAATAATTGAAATTATCTGAAAATTTCAGAAATACGCGATGATATAAGGCTTTTGGCCTGCCTGCAAGAGATCTGTTTTAGGCTAAAAAAAAGTAACGGTGGGAAAAACCACCGTTACTGGTGCAAAATTGCTTTATTTATGCTCAAGCCCCAGGCTTTTCATTTTCCGCACAACCGTTGAATGGTCAACCCCCAGGGATTTGGCTGCCTTACGAATGCTGCCGTGCAGGGAAAGTGCTCTGCATATGGCGTCCCGCTCCGCGGATTCACGGGCCTGTTTTAAGGAGATTTCCGCGGTGCATTCCTGCTTAGGACTCATATCAGAGCGGGGAGCCTGGCCGGAAGAAACATTGCGCGGCAGCCAATAGGGCGTCAGCACCTTCTCATCGGAGATAACCACCATCCGCTCGATCAGGTTTTCCAACTCCCGGACATTGCCAGGCCAGTCATACTCTTCAAAGCAGGCACAAACTTCCGGGGAAAGGGACTTGTCTGTGCCGTGTTTTTGGTTAAAACTTTTCAGAAAGTGCAGAGCCAATGGCACGATGGCTTCGCGACGCTCCCGCAAAGGGGGGATATGTATGGGAATTACGTTTAAACGGTAATACAAATCTTCCCGGAACAGATTTTCTTCCACCATTTTTTCCAGATTCTTGTTGGTGGCAGCGATGATACGGACATTTAGTTTAATAGGTGTGGTGGAGCCTACCCGGTAGATAACCTGTTCCTGAATGGCCCGCAGCAGCTTGACCTGCACCAAGGGCGAAAGGTCACCGATTTCATCCAGGAGAATGGTACCCAGATCCGCCATTTCCATCAAACCGATTTTCCCCTGCCTGCCGGCGCCGGTAAAAGCTCCTTTTTCATAACCAAATAATTCAGACTCCAAAAGGGTCTCAGGGATGGCACCGCAATTTATCTGCACAAAGGGACCTGACTTACGGGGGCTGGAATTATGAATTAATTTGGCAATCATTTCTTTTCCCGACCCCGATGGTCCTGAGATAAGCACATTGGTATCAGTCTGGGCAACCCTGATAGCCCGTTCACAGATATCCTTCATCTTCCGGCTGATAACAACCATCTCGTCTTGCTCCAATATCTGTCCACGCAGCTGCAACAGTTCCTGATAGTAACGAAAAGACTGGTCTTTTGTTTCCTCCACTTCCTGACGCAGGCGACTAAGCTCGGTCATATCACGAATGGTGGCCACATAAAACAAAAATCGGCCCCGGTCATCATAAGCGGGTTTGCTGGTAATAAACAACTCTACACCGGTGCGGATATTCTGCTTCAGGGTAAGGGGGTCTTTTCCCAGAATGATTTTGCTCTGTGAAAGGATAATACCCTCTTTTTCCAGCTCCAGCGCTGTCTTACCCAATAAATCCGCTACCTTAATACCTCCGGAGACACGTTCCATGCTTTGATTGGCACGGAAAATCCGCCCCTCCCTGTCACTGAGGATGATGCCGTCATAACATGATTCAATGATAACATCCAGCTCTTTTTTGAGCCGACGGACCTCGTCCACTTCAGTGATATGGATAACGTTACCCTTATTCACCGACTTCCCTCCCCATATCCTTCGGATATGTTTATGTAAAAAAGTATGTTATTACTATCAATATTGTTAAAATTAAACATTATTACATAAATACCTGCCGGTTACGTGCTTTAGGAGCCCCATGAGCAAAAAAAAGAACGCCCTAAGGCGTTCTCAACAAGAGCTTGATTTATACTTCTGCAGGGGCGAGAGTAAAACTTATTGCCTGATCAAACTTACAGAGCCTCGTGGCAGTCCATGCAGCGGTCTTCGTAATCTGCGCCATAATTGGCTTCATGATCTTCGGCGATGTCTCCGTGACAAGCCATGCAGTCATCATAAGGAGCTTCTGTACCGTGTCCAAAAGACGGTCCGGCCACTACGTCATTACCATTATCGTTACCATTATCCACATTACCGTTGTCACCACATCCTACAGCAAAAGCAGCCATGAGCAGTAAAGCAACAACTAAAACCATCCACTTCTTAGCATTCATATGTTCTTCCTCCCTCTCTTTTTAAAATTTGTTATCGTGCTCTGCCCCCGGGCAAAAGCCAATGTTATGTACCTACAATGCAGATTCTACCACCTATAAGGCTATTTTTCAAACATTGTTACCAATATTTAATAGAATTGTTACATATGAGTGTCGGAATTTGTACTTGCCAAAACGACACATCTCTGGTATACATTGAGTAGACTAGAAAAGGAGCCCTTTTTGAGGGCTCCTATCCATGATTACTGTTGCTGGGGTTTGTTTTGGGCCTGCTGAATGGACTGCTGGGCCTGCTGCAGTTGCTGCTGAGCCTGTTGCAGCTGTTGTTTTTGCTGCGGATTGGCCTGAGCGCCAAGAGCTTGCTGAGTTTGCTGCAGCTGCTGCTGCGCCTGCTGAAGCTGCTGTTGGGCCTGCTGGATTTGTTGCGGATTAGCTTTAATTTGTGCCTGCTGTACAGCGTTTTGTGCCTGTTGGGCAGCTTGCAGAGCTTGTTGCATTTGTTGTTGCTGGTTCATTAAACAGATCATCCCCTTAATTTGATTTTGGAATCCTTCTTTAGTCTGTCAAAACTTATAGTCCGCTATTCTATAAGAACCTGTCGGAACAAGCAGATGTAACCAGTTCCGGCGGACATTGCTTCGGCTAAAATAGCGTCAGGTTACAATACTAAGATAAAGGTAAGTTTTTTAAAAGGAGGTCTTGCCGGATGGAAGATTGGAAATGGCAGATGCAAAACCAGGTGAACACGCTGGAAAAATTGGAAGAGTATATTAAGGTGACTGAAGAGGAAGCTGATGCCATTCGTAATTGTGAAACACGCTGGGGCACCACCCCCTACTTTGTCTCTTTGATGGACAAAGAAAACCCGGAATGTCCCATCCGCAGGCAGGTCATTCCTTCCAAACATGAAAACGTTAACGAGTTCGGTATAGAAAACTATCTGGTCTACAAAGAAAACCGCGACAATCATGAACAGCGTCCCGACACCATTGCGCGGCAGTACAAAGACCGGATTGCCATGACTATTACCAACCATTGCGGTATTTACTGCAGGCACTGCTTCCGCAAGGAACTGGTGGTGGACAAAAGCATGCAGCTGCGCTTTGACGTTGACGAAGGACTGGAATGGGTGCGGCAGCACCCGGAACTGCGGGAGGTATTGATTACCGGCGGAGA
This region of Dethiobacter alkaliphilus AHT 1 genomic DNA includes:
- a CDS encoding thiolase family protein, with product MKDVLIVAGARTPIGDFGGQFKNLLANDLAVTAVQEAVKRAGLAPEMVEEVILGNCVQRTDEPNLARTVALKAGFPKETTGFTIQRQCSSGMQAFVSAHQEIAMGDAEVVVAGGAESMSSAPYVLKDARWGKRLQHGQLTDGLWELLTDPIHNILMGVTAENLADKYFITREEQDTVALRSHNNAGRAAKDGTFSEEIVPVPVKGRKGEVKMIDSDEHIRCDLTMEKLAKLPPAFKEGGTVTAGNSSGLNDGAAAMVLMSEERAVKEGVRPLGRLVSYAWAGVEPELMGYGPVPATLKALEKAGLNMGDIGLIEVNEAFAAQYLACEKLLNLNRNIVNVNGSGVALGHPVGSTGARIILSLLNEQRRRQKRYGLATLCVGGGMGMAVIIEQL
- a CDS encoding enoyl-CoA hydratase/isomerase family protein, with product MSFNYLQVTTEEKMAVITINRPKVLNALKYEVLLELQEAFNSLREDNEVKVVIITGSGEKAFVAGADIGVMANLGPLEAQKYIRAGHETFDLIAAFPKPVIAAVNGFALGGGLELALACDYIFAVEEAKFGLPEITLGIIPGWGGTQRLPQAVGIGRARELVYTGKVIDAQEAEKIGLVNRLFPADGFLTAVQAEAKTLVQRSLVALNMAKTAINAHLDAGGPAGKTVEIQSVCICFASNDQKEGMAAFQEKRKPKFTDS
- a CDS encoding acyl-CoA dehydrogenase family protein, producing the protein MFRLSAEQLAMQKMARDFTEKEIIPVAAEYDEQEKFPDAVIRKMWETGLVNFTVPEALGGVGLDTLTSCVLTEELGRGCAGITTVAAANSLALYPILIAGSEEQKKKFIPPITTAGKYAAFCLTEPNAGSDAASVATNAKAVDGGYVLNGSKCFITNGDVADLFVVFATVDKSKGLKGLTAFVVPKSDGVSAGKKEIKLGIRASSTVVVNFDNVFVPAENVLGGEGMGFKVAMQTLDTSRPLIGALSVGVARGAYESAVKYAKERVQFGQPIANFQMIQAMLANMATRIDASRLLVWRAADMVDQKDASFAKESAMAKMYASDVAMDVTTDAVQILGGYGYSREYPVEKYMRDAKIMQIYEGTNQIQRLVIAGNILR
- a CDS encoding DUF362 domain-containing protein codes for the protein MSQQVSITSFNNDHSSIANAIGQINGFAKLHTEDRVLLKPNLVMWDRVYPFPKYGVLTTSVVMEGVVRALKEYGCTKIAIGEGAIVDKGLGSDTTAAFAGLGYHKLRDRYGVELVDFNDGPFVQTDFGGYSLDVSAHVLETDFLINLPVLKTHSNTKVSLGFKNLKGCLNSKSKMFCHHTELPLEGFVCALGEKIKPALTLIDGIYALEKGPVVNGRAYRTDVLIASTDMFAADVAGARVLGFAPEDIAYLQQYAAGYNRSFDDIEVIGEQIKDVAHSLEWDWAWLEDDSGPEAFIRQGIKGIHFPKYDNTICSGCSYLNNYLLIALMGAYAKAPFAGMEFLGGKASRSKGGFAKTFLFGKCAIHANHNNPHISEAVPIKGCPPDIPRILEALTGQGIPADDRAYAAYRAALAKRYENRGEYVEEHFSVMQ
- a CDS encoding sigma-54 interaction domain-containing protein produces the protein MNKGNVIHITEVDEVRRLKKELDVIIESCYDGIILSDREGRIFRANQSMERVSGGIKVADLLGKTALELEKEGIILSQSKIILGKDPLTLKQNIRTGVELFITSKPAYDDRGRFLFYVATIRDMTELSRLRQEVEETKDQSFRYYQELLQLRGQILEQDEMVVISRKMKDICERAIRVAQTDTNVLISGPSGSGKEMIAKLIHNSSPRKSGPFVQINCGAIPETLLESELFGYEKGAFTGAGRQGKIGLMEMADLGTILLDEIGDLSPLVQVKLLRAIQEQVIYRVGSTTPIKLNVRIIAATNKNLEKMVEENLFREDLYYRLNVIPIHIPPLRERREAIVPLALHFLKSFNQKHGTDKSLSPEVCACFEEYDWPGNVRELENLIERMVVISDEKVLTPYWLPRNVSSGQAPRSDMSPKQECTAEISLKQARESAERDAICRALSLHGSIRKAAKSLGVDHSTVVRKMKSLGLEHK
- a CDS encoding cytochrome c3 family protein; amino-acid sequence: MNAKKWMVLVVALLLMAAFAVGCGDNGNVDNGNDNGNDVVAGPSFGHGTEAPYDDCMACHGDIAEDHEANYGADYEDRCMDCHEAL